From Thalassotalea euphylliae, the proteins below share one genomic window:
- a CDS encoding ribose-phosphate pyrophosphokinase, which produces MPDMKIFAGNATPELAKKIADRLYIGLGEAKVGSFSDGEISVEITENVRGADVFIIQSTCAPTNNNLMELIVMVDALRRASAGRITAVMPYFGYARQDRRVRSARVPITAKVVADFLSSVGVDRVLTVDLHAEQIQGFFDVPVDNVFGTPILLEDMKTRNLENPVVVSPDIGGVVRARAVAKLLDDADLAIIDKRRPKANVAQVMHIIGDVEGRDCIIVDDMIDTGGTLAKAAAALKDHGAKNVYAYATHPVLSGNAAQNLKESVIDEVIVTDSIPLSDEIKALGDRVKQLTLSGMLSEAIRRVSNEESISAMFEA; this is translated from the coding sequence GTGCCTGACATGAAGATCTTTGCGGGTAACGCCACCCCTGAACTGGCTAAAAAAATTGCCGATCGCTTATATATCGGTTTAGGTGAAGCGAAAGTAGGTAGTTTTAGTGACGGGGAAATCAGTGTTGAAATCACTGAAAATGTTCGTGGTGCCGATGTGTTTATCATCCAATCAACCTGCGCACCCACTAACAACAACCTGATGGAATTAATTGTCATGGTTGATGCCCTACGCCGCGCTTCTGCAGGTCGTATCACCGCTGTTATGCCATATTTTGGCTACGCTCGCCAAGACCGTCGTGTCCGCAGTGCTCGTGTACCAATTACCGCTAAAGTAGTAGCGGACTTCCTGTCAAGCGTTGGTGTTGACCGTGTCCTTACTGTTGACCTACACGCTGAGCAAATTCAAGGCTTCTTCGATGTACCAGTGGATAACGTATTCGGTACACCTATCTTGTTAGAAGACATGAAAACCCGCAATTTAGAAAACCCTGTTGTGGTTTCGCCTGATATTGGCGGTGTTGTGCGTGCTCGCGCGGTAGCGAAGTTACTTGATGACGCGGATTTAGCGATTATCGATAAGCGTCGCCCGAAAGCCAACGTTGCGCAAGTAATGCATATCATTGGTGATGTGGAAGGTCGCGACTGTATTATCGTTGACGATATGATTGATACCGGTGGCACATTAGCGAAAGCGGCAGCTGCGCTGAAAGATCACGGTGCAAAAAATGTTTACGCTTATGCGACACACCCAGTACTCTCTGGCAATGCTGCACAGAACTTAAAAGAGTCTGTTATTGATGAAGTGATTGTCACTGATTCAATTCCATTATCAGATGAAATTAAAGCGTTAGGCGACCGTGTTAAGCAATTAACGTTAAGTGGTATGTTATCTGAAGCTATACGTCGCGTAAGCAACGAAGAATCAATTTCTGCGATGTTTGAAGCTTAA
- the ispE gene encoding 4-(cytidine 5'-diphospho)-2-C-methyl-D-erythritol kinase, with product MTNTTYTLPSPAKLNLFLHVNGRRSDGYHELQTLFQFLDYSDTISLTLTDNNNVTLTTPIEGVAQADNLIVKAAKLLEPLKSNQLGVEIAINKVLPMGGGLGGGSSNAATVLLALNELWQLNLPLEKLAELGLSLGADVPIFVRGFAAFAEGVGEQLVPANPTEHWYVVSKPDVHIATQEVFQSDDLPRNTEKISAKALNTDHRQNDCEVVVTKHYPEVAKLLATLLEYAPSRMTGTGACIFTTCASEQEARDIQAKLPTGITSFVAKGVNQSPTHVALETLRKKAG from the coding sequence ATGACAAATACAACCTACACACTGCCTTCCCCGGCCAAGCTTAATTTATTTTTACACGTTAACGGCCGCAGATCAGACGGTTATCACGAACTGCAAACTTTATTTCAGTTTCTCGACTATAGCGACACCATTTCACTCACGCTAACTGACAATAATAACGTCACTTTAACCACACCGATTGAAGGCGTAGCTCAAGCAGATAACCTAATTGTTAAAGCCGCTAAACTGCTTGAGCCGCTAAAAAGCAATCAGTTAGGGGTCGAAATTGCCATCAATAAAGTGTTACCGATGGGCGGAGGATTGGGTGGTGGCTCGTCGAATGCCGCCACAGTTTTGCTAGCACTAAACGAGCTATGGCAACTTAATTTGCCGCTAGAAAAGCTTGCTGAGCTGGGCTTGTCTTTAGGGGCTGACGTACCCATTTTTGTGCGCGGCTTTGCCGCGTTTGCCGAAGGTGTTGGCGAACAATTAGTGCCCGCAAACCCGACAGAGCACTGGTATGTCGTAAGCAAGCCCGATGTTCACATCGCTACTCAAGAAGTATTCCAAAGTGATGATTTACCTAGAAATACTGAAAAAATTTCAGCTAAAGCGCTAAACACTGATCACCGTCAAAACGATTGTGAAGTGGTGGTAACAAAACACTACCCTGAGGTTGCCAAGCTGTTGGCGACATTGTTAGAATACGCGCCGTCTCGAATGACGGGCACAGGGGCATGTATTTTTACCACTTGTGCCAGTGAACAAGAGGCGCGCGACATTCAGGCTAAACTGCCAACAGGTATAACGTCGTTTGTCGCAAAAGGTGTCAACCAATCGCCTACCCACGTTGCGTTAGAAACACTGCGCAAAAAAGCGGGCTAA
- the lolB gene encoding lipoprotein insertase outer membrane protein LolB: MNISASINIRKNPLLPVTSPSLTPAEPLAEPTVEGHSKQATHPNSTLKTHQHYWLLWLMLVTSAFLSGCAQLGGVGKPQHYDPNLDRTELLSTINNWQIKGQIAFIQPSKREKASIFWQHDESSQSLNLTTYLGINVMSLESVNGIHQLTIDGKDYQTRNLDQLIWQLTGLTFPSDALTYWVKAVPYSESDEINLSAENQLPATITSYYNNQQWHVQYSRYQEFQGVQLPTSILIKQQGLTIKLAIRQWQI, from the coding sequence ATGAACATTAGTGCCAGCATTAACATTAGGAAAAATCCGTTGCTACCTGTTACTTCCCCCTCTCTGACACCTGCTGAGCCACTTGCCGAGCCAACTGTTGAGGGGCACTCAAAACAAGCCACTCACCCAAATTCGACACTCAAAACACATCAGCACTATTGGTTGCTATGGCTGATGCTCGTGACGAGTGCTTTTCTTTCTGGCTGCGCTCAACTTGGCGGTGTGGGCAAACCGCAACACTATGACCCAAACCTAGATCGTACTGAATTATTGAGCACGATTAATAATTGGCAAATAAAAGGGCAAATCGCTTTTATACAACCAAGCAAACGTGAGAAAGCGAGCATTTTTTGGCAGCATGATGAAAGCAGTCAATCACTTAACTTAACGACTTATTTAGGCATCAACGTGATGTCACTAGAAAGCGTCAACGGTATTCACCAATTGACGATTGATGGCAAAGATTATCAAACCCGCAACCTCGACCAATTAATTTGGCAACTAACGGGCCTTACGTTTCCCAGCGATGCATTAACGTATTGGGTCAAAGCCGTACCTTATTCAGAAAGCGATGAAATTAACTTATCCGCTGAAAATCAGCTACCTGCCACTATCACCAGTTACTACAATAACCAACAATGGCATGTTCAATACAGTCGCTATCAAGAATTTCAAGGGGTGCAATTACCAACTAGCATCTTGATCAAGCAACAAGGATTAACCATTAAGCTGGCAATAAGGCAATGGCAAATTTGA
- the hemA gene encoding glutamyl-tRNA reductase, whose protein sequence is MSIVAVGINHKTAPVSVREKISFNPDQLSSALQEMLAEVECNEAAILSTCNRTELYLVQDKSLEATQAKVVNWLEQYHNIPASAIIPSLYWHTDKQAVNHMMRVACGLDSLVLGEPQILGQMKQAYSQAKAAGSMALVMDRLFQRTFGVAKQVRTETEIGESAVSVAFAAVNLAKHIFASLKNARVLLVGAGETIELVAKHLYDNNVGSITVANRTISRAENMASQIGADVITLAQIPDYLAKADIVISSTGSTLPIIGKGMVESALAQRKHQPIFMVDLAVPRDIEEQVSDLEDVFLYTVDDLQGIIAKNIENRRKAAVQAEGIVTEQSGVFMSWLRGLNTQDAVLSYRQQCMGERDALLEKALSQLNNNKNPEAVVAELATKLTNKLMHAPTSALQSAAQGGELDKLIYLRDIFDLDKPKN, encoded by the coding sequence ATGTCCATAGTTGCTGTTGGTATAAATCATAAAACTGCTCCGGTTTCGGTACGAGAGAAAATCTCTTTCAACCCTGATCAGCTAAGCTCAGCATTGCAAGAAATGCTGGCAGAAGTGGAATGTAACGAAGCGGCGATATTATCGACTTGTAACCGCACTGAACTTTATCTTGTGCAAGATAAAAGTTTAGAAGCCACGCAAGCAAAAGTCGTTAACTGGCTAGAGCAATACCACAACATTCCAGCTAGCGCGATTATTCCTAGCCTTTATTGGCATACCGACAAACAAGCAGTCAATCACATGATGCGCGTCGCTTGTGGTTTAGACTCGCTGGTTTTAGGTGAGCCGCAAATTCTTGGCCAAATGAAACAAGCCTACTCGCAAGCAAAAGCGGCTGGCTCGATGGCCTTGGTGATGGATCGTTTGTTCCAACGGACCTTTGGTGTCGCCAAGCAAGTTCGCACCGAAACTGAAATTGGTGAAAGTGCTGTTTCCGTTGCTTTTGCTGCGGTAAATCTGGCGAAACATATTTTTGCCAGCCTGAAAAATGCGCGCGTATTGCTTGTTGGTGCAGGTGAGACCATCGAATTGGTTGCTAAACACCTATACGACAACAATGTTGGCAGTATTACCGTGGCGAACCGCACGATTTCTCGTGCCGAAAATATGGCATCGCAAATTGGCGCAGACGTGATCACCCTGGCGCAAATTCCTGATTATTTAGCCAAGGCCGATATTGTGATCAGCTCAACGGGCAGTACCTTACCGATCATTGGTAAAGGGATGGTGGAAAGTGCACTGGCACAACGCAAGCACCAACCTATTTTTATGGTGGATTTGGCGGTACCGCGCGATATCGAAGAGCAAGTCTCCGATTTAGAAGATGTCTTCCTTTACACCGTCGACGATTTACAGGGCATCATTGCCAAAAACATTGAAAATCGCCGTAAAGCTGCGGTGCAAGCAGAAGGTATCGTTACAGAGCAATCAGGCGTCTTTATGTCCTGGCTGCGCGGGCTCAATACCCAAGATGCGGTGTTAAGTTATCGCCAGCAGTGTATGGGCGAGCGCGATGCCTTGTTGGAAAAAGCACTGTCACAACTCAACAACAACAAGAACCCAGAAGCGGTAGTGGCAGAGCTTGCCACTAAGCTCACCAATAAACTAATGCATGCACCAACCAGTGCATTGCAATCTGCTGCTCAAGGCGGCGAACTCGATAAACTCATTTACTTGCGCGACATTTTTGATTTGGATAAGCCCAAAAACTAA
- the prfA gene encoding peptide chain release factor 1 — translation MKESVYRKLEGLVERFEEVQALLSDPETIADQDKFKALSKEFSQLEGTTKVFQTFQSAEDDLEMANEMLKDSDPDMREMAQEEHKAAKAAIEELEQELQILLLPKDPNDDNNCFVEIRAGAGGDEAAIFAGDIFRMYSRYAEKKGWKVEVMNMNESEQGGYKEIIAKINGEGVYGEMKFESGGHRVQRVPETESQGRVHTSACTVVVMPEIPESEAIEINKADLKVDTFRASGAGGQHVNKTDSAIRITHIPTGLVVECQDQRSQHKNRAQAMSVLQARLQQAEDDKRRAEEESSRRSLVASGDRSERIRTYNYPQGRMTDHRINLTLYRLNEVIEGNLHLVMDPILQENQADLLASLADQN, via the coding sequence ATGAAAGAATCTGTATACCGCAAGCTCGAAGGTCTCGTTGAGCGTTTTGAAGAAGTACAGGCGTTATTGTCTGATCCTGAAACCATTGCTGATCAAGACAAATTTAAAGCCCTGTCAAAAGAATTTTCTCAATTAGAAGGCACGACTAAGGTGTTCCAAACTTTCCAATCGGCTGAAGACGATTTGGAAATGGCCAATGAAATGCTTAAAGACAGTGACCCAGATATGCGCGAAATGGCGCAAGAAGAGCACAAGGCAGCCAAAGCGGCGATTGAAGAGTTAGAGCAAGAGCTACAAATTCTGTTACTGCCTAAAGACCCAAACGATGATAACAACTGTTTCGTTGAGATTCGCGCCGGTGCTGGTGGTGATGAAGCGGCTATTTTCGCTGGTGATATTTTCCGCATGTACAGCCGCTATGCCGAGAAAAAAGGCTGGAAAGTGGAAGTGATGAACATGAATGAAAGCGAGCAGGGCGGTTACAAAGAAATCATTGCCAAAATCAATGGCGAAGGCGTTTACGGTGAGATGAAGTTCGAGTCGGGCGGTCACCGCGTACAACGTGTACCAGAAACCGAATCACAAGGCCGTGTCCATACCTCTGCTTGTACTGTGGTCGTGATGCCAGAAATTCCTGAATCTGAAGCGATTGAAATTAACAAAGCTGACTTAAAAGTTGATACCTTCCGCGCCTCAGGTGCTGGTGGTCAGCACGTTAACAAAACGGACTCGGCGATTCGTATTACCCATATTCCAACGGGCTTAGTGGTTGAGTGTCAAGATCAACGTTCACAGCATAAAAACCGTGCGCAAGCGATGTCTGTACTACAAGCGCGCTTGCAACAAGCGGAAGACGATAAGCGCCGTGCAGAAGAAGAGTCTTCACGTCGCAGCCTAGTCGCTAGTGGTGATCGCTCTGAACGTATTCGTACCTACAACTACCCGCAAGGCCGCATGACGGATCACCGCATTAATCTGACCTTATATCGCTTAAACGAAGTAATTGAAGGTAACTTACACTTAGTGATGGATCCAATCCTGCAAGAAAACCAAGCAGACTTATTAGCGTCACTTGCTGATCAAAACTAA
- the prmC gene encoding peptide chain release factor N(5)-glutamine methyltransferase yields the protein MNSEVLPTIEAILTSASQQLADVSDSPLLDAKVLLADVLEQTLTYLITWHDKPLTEVQLSVFQQMLERRLAGEPIAYIVGVKEFWSLPFFVAPSTLIPRPDTETLIELVLANHDKDNLQLLDLGTGTGAIALALASENPSWHVQAVDFNPDAVTLAQRNAQHLALTHVKIYQSDWFSAVNVQSEEDKFDIIVSNPPYIDEADPHLVAGDVRFEPKSALVANNQGLADIEHIVSEAKSYLVSGGAIYLEHGYQQGAAVRDILTANGYQNAQTEQDLAGNDRITWACLA from the coding sequence TTGAACAGTGAAGTACTTCCTACCATAGAAGCCATACTAACATCAGCAAGCCAGCAGCTTGCTGATGTGTCAGACTCTCCCTTGCTTGATGCGAAAGTGCTACTTGCCGACGTACTTGAGCAAACGTTAACTTATCTTATTACTTGGCATGATAAGCCGCTCACCGAAGTTCAATTAAGCGTATTTCAGCAAATGCTTGAGAGACGTTTAGCAGGCGAGCCAATTGCTTATATTGTCGGTGTTAAAGAGTTTTGGTCGTTGCCTTTTTTTGTTGCGCCTTCAACCCTCATTCCACGCCCAGATACTGAAACCTTGATTGAGTTGGTTTTAGCTAATCATGATAAAGATAACCTGCAACTATTAGACTTAGGCACAGGTACAGGTGCAATCGCCTTAGCGCTTGCCTCCGAAAATCCCAGCTGGCATGTACAGGCGGTTGATTTTAACCCTGATGCGGTAACACTGGCACAGCGTAATGCTCAGCATTTAGCATTAACTCACGTTAAGATTTATCAGTCTGATTGGTTTAGCGCGGTGAATGTACAAAGTGAAGAAGATAAGTTTGATATCATTGTAAGCAACCCTCCGTATATTGATGAAGCTGATCCACATTTAGTGGCAGGCGATGTTCGGTTTGAACCGAAATCTGCGCTGGTAGCTAATAACCAAGGGCTTGCTGATATTGAACACATTGTTAGCGAGGCAAAAAGTTACCTTGTGAGCGGTGGTGCGATTTATCTTGAGCACGGCTATCAGCAAGGAGCAGCCGTAAGAGATATCCTGACGGCGAATGGCTATCAAAATGCACAGACCGAGCAAGACTTAGCTGGCAATGATCGCATAACTTGGGCATGCTTAGCCTAA
- a CDS encoding SirB2 family protein produces the protein MKHLHMTLAIISVSFFTIRFFWLLKAPQLLDKKWVKISPHVIDTFLLGIGVVMAVKLALNPTEQLWLAEKLMAIVAYIFTGIYVLKFARNRTMQIFGYVGAMGWVMLVFKIAHTKETFFF, from the coding sequence ATGAAACACTTACACATGACGCTGGCCATCATCAGCGTAAGCTTTTTTACAATACGCTTTTTTTGGCTGCTAAAAGCACCGCAACTGCTGGATAAAAAATGGGTAAAAATCTCGCCCCACGTGATTGACACCTTCTTGCTTGGTATTGGTGTTGTGATGGCGGTCAAGCTAGCCCTTAACCCAACAGAGCAACTGTGGCTAGCGGAAAAGCTGATGGCAATAGTCGCTTATATTTTTACCGGCATTTATGTCTTAAAATTTGCTCGCAATCGCACCATGCAAATTTTCGGCTATGTCGGTGCGATGGGCTGGGTGATGCTAGTTTTTAAAATTGCTCATACCAAAGAAACATTTTTCTTTTAA
- a CDS encoding alpha/beta hydrolase family protein, translated as MFKVDLTDKTLAQELVHFDENYDVDGYIRRSGITKEVVGVGSTFWHPVWKAFQKGIDKALPDTTNHIISVSKDERRYIVYATSDTQSGMYLYGDRDQNTLGVLGSRYERLSPEVMSEKKAISYKARDGLEIEGFLTLPKGKPETNLPTIIFPHGGPISYDSDGFDYWTQFLASKGYAANEL; from the coding sequence GTGTTCAAAGTTGACCTAACCGATAAAACATTAGCTCAAGAGCTTGTGCACTTTGATGAGAACTATGATGTTGACGGTTATATTCGTCGTTCAGGCATTACTAAAGAAGTGGTTGGTGTCGGTAGTACCTTCTGGCACCCTGTGTGGAAAGCCTTTCAAAAGGGCATAGATAAAGCATTACCCGATACTACCAACCATATTATCTCTGTGAGTAAAGATGAGCGCCGTTATATTGTCTATGCCACATCAGATACCCAATCAGGCATGTATTTATATGGTGATAGAGATCAGAATACTTTGGGCGTTTTGGGATCTCGCTACGAGCGTTTATCGCCTGAGGTGATGAGTGAGAAAAAAGCGATCAGTTACAAAGCACGTGATGGCTTGGAAATTGAAGGCTTTCTCACCTTGCCAAAAGGTAAGCCTGAAACCAACCTACCCACCATAATTTTCCCGCACGGTGGACCCATTAGTTACGACAGCGATGGTTTTGACTACTGGACACAGTTCTTAGCAAGCAAAGGCTATGCTGCAAATGAACTTTAG
- a CDS encoding alpha/beta hydrolase family protein, which produces MLQMNFRGSSGYGHDFMQQGLASWGQAMQDDVADGTQWLIDQNIADKDKICILGASYGGYAALMGGVKTPELYRCIVSFAGVTDVERLVKQSRRYTNYDIVKKQIGSDYDQLWDNSPLKYAEQIDKPVLLIHGSKDRVVRVNHSERMYDELKDEGKSVRYIELDGGDHYLSNNRHRLTTFKAIESFLGQYNPTNE; this is translated from the coding sequence ATGCTGCAAATGAACTTTAGAGGCTCATCCGGTTATGGCCATGACTTTATGCAACAAGGTTTAGCTAGCTGGGGACAAGCAATGCAAGATGATGTTGCTGATGGCACTCAGTGGCTCATTGATCAAAATATTGCGGATAAAGATAAAATTTGTATTCTGGGTGCGAGCTATGGTGGGTATGCTGCCTTGATGGGCGGCGTTAAAACCCCTGAGCTGTATCGTTGCATTGTATCATTTGCTGGTGTCACAGATGTTGAGCGCTTGGTCAAGCAATCTCGAAGATATACAAATTACGACATTGTGAAAAAGCAAATCGGCAGTGATTACGATCAACTTTGGGACAACTCGCCGCTAAAATATGCAGAGCAAATTGATAAGCCTGTGCTATTGATACACGGCAGCAAAGATCGTGTTGTACGGGTTAATCACAGCGAGCGTATGTATGACGAATTAAAAGATGAAGGTAAGAGCGTTAGATATATTGAACTTGACGGTGGCGACCACTATTTGAGTAATAACCGCCATCGTTTAACAACATTTAAGGCGATAGAATCGTTTCTAGGCCAGTATAATCCAACCAATGAATAA
- a CDS encoding SirB1 family protein has translation MNDLLLSEINTEQEDLLRAVMLVEEFIFEQKSSVLPLIDDMVEYCEQELADIEEPLAQAEHFINLLFLDLLFVETKRQTWPVAALQLAHGISHREIHPVLKAVVFKTIGEQCGFEIDLVFVPEKVMLRLICDQQFAIIFDPLNGESLNWEELDTRLDELPEEPSEYLEAMDTRAVLVEYLNALKNALIEAQQYTGALRCVDVLITLKPDDPFQRRDRGFLLHQLDCFKVAYDDYQYFVNECPQDPAAQILKIQLDNIKISNTILH, from the coding sequence ATGAATGATTTGCTGTTGTCTGAAATAAATACCGAACAGGAAGACTTGCTACGTGCAGTTATGCTGGTTGAAGAATTTATCTTTGAACAAAAGTCGTCAGTGCTTCCGCTGATTGATGACATGGTTGAATACTGCGAGCAAGAGCTGGCAGATATTGAAGAGCCATTAGCGCAGGCCGAGCACTTTATTAATCTTTTATTCCTGGATTTACTCTTTGTTGAGACGAAAAGACAAACTTGGCCCGTGGCTGCTTTGCAATTGGCACATGGCATATCACATCGCGAAATTCATCCTGTGTTAAAAGCGGTTGTCTTTAAAACGATAGGCGAGCAATGCGGTTTTGAAATTGACTTGGTGTTTGTCCCGGAAAAAGTCATGTTAAGGCTGATATGCGATCAACAGTTTGCCATTATTTTTGACCCATTGAACGGTGAATCACTCAACTGGGAAGAACTTGATACCCGTTTAGATGAATTGCCAGAAGAGCCTTCAGAATATCTCGAAGCAATGGATACCAGAGCAGTATTAGTTGAGTATTTGAACGCATTGAAGAATGCCTTAATAGAGGCTCAGCAGTACACGGGAGCGCTGCGCTGTGTCGATGTACTTATCACCTTAAAACCCGATGATCCCTTTCAGCGCCGCGATCGCGGGTTTTTGCTTCATCAACTCGATTGCTTTAAAGTGGCGTACGATGATTATCAATATTTTGTGAATGAATGCCCACAAGATCCGGCAGCACAAATACTAAAAATACAATTAGATAATATAAAAATTTCCAATACAATTTTACACTAA
- a CDS encoding DUF819 family protein yields MTHNPLITNDAVVLGLLALILGTVFKTAHSSHPFWRKFYTYVPAVLLCYFIPSLLNTFGIADGHSSNVYYVASRYLLPACLVLLTISIDLKSIINLGPKALIMFLTGTLGIVIGGPIAILIMSALVPEAIGGHGPDAVWRGMTTVAGSWIGGSANQASMKEMFEVGGDIFSAMVTVDVIVANLWLAVLLFMAAKHKEIDAKTGADTSAIEELKVKVEEYQAQNSKTPQLNDYIRMIAIAFTITGFAHFCADFLGPYFGETFPWAKEFSLNSKFFWLVVIATTIGISLSFTRVREIEAYGASKVAQSFIYILIASIGLHMNILAIAETPIYFVIGAIWMLIHATLMLTVAKLIKAPLFYMAVGSQANVGGAASAPVVASAFHPSLAPVGVLLAVLGYGVGTYMAYLCGLLMQAASG; encoded by the coding sequence ATGACTCATAATCCTTTAATCACTAATGATGCGGTGGTCTTAGGTTTGCTGGCCCTTATTCTAGGGACAGTGTTTAAAACCGCGCATAGCAGCCACCCGTTTTGGCGTAAGTTTTATACTTATGTACCAGCAGTATTGCTGTGCTACTTTATTCCCTCGCTACTTAACACCTTTGGTATTGCTGATGGCCATAGTTCAAATGTTTACTATGTTGCCTCTCGCTACTTGTTACCTGCCTGTTTGGTGTTGTTGACGATTAGTATTGATCTCAAGTCCATTATCAACCTTGGCCCTAAAGCCTTGATCATGTTCTTAACCGGTACTTTAGGTATTGTGATTGGTGGCCCGATTGCTATTTTGATCATGAGCGCGCTAGTCCCAGAAGCGATTGGCGGGCATGGCCCAGACGCGGTATGGCGTGGGATGACAACAGTAGCTGGTAGCTGGATTGGCGGCAGTGCCAACCAAGCATCAATGAAAGAAATGTTTGAAGTGGGCGGCGATATTTTCTCAGCCATGGTGACTGTTGATGTCATTGTCGCTAACTTATGGTTGGCGGTATTGCTGTTTATGGCGGCTAAGCATAAAGAAATTGATGCGAAAACTGGTGCCGACACTTCTGCGATTGAAGAACTAAAAGTTAAAGTTGAAGAGTACCAAGCACAAAATAGCAAAACACCGCAGTTAAACGATTATATTCGTATGATTGCTATTGCCTTTACCATCACGGGTTTTGCCCACTTCTGTGCAGATTTTCTTGGGCCGTACTTTGGCGAAACCTTCCCTTGGGCAAAAGAGTTTAGCTTAAACAGTAAATTCTTCTGGTTAGTGGTTATCGCCACGACTATTGGTATTAGTTTGTCGTTTACCCGCGTTCGCGAAATAGAAGCTTATGGTGCTTCCAAAGTGGCACAGAGTTTTATCTACATTTTGATTGCGTCGATTGGCTTGCATATGAATATTCTAGCCATCGCGGAAACGCCGATTTATTTCGTTATTGGGGCGATTTGGATGTTAATCCACGCCACATTGATGCTGACGGTGGCTAAGTTGATCAAAGCACCACTCTTTTACATGGCTGTGGGTAGTCAAGCTAATGTCGGCGGTGCGGCCTCTGCCCCTGTGGTTGCTTCGGCATTTCACCCATCGCTTGCACCAGTAGGTGTACTATTGGCTGTGCTAGGCTACGGTGTTGGCACTTACATGGCGTATCTTTGTGGCCTCTTAATGCAAGCTGCATCAGGTTAA
- the kdsA gene encoding 3-deoxy-8-phosphooctulonate synthase gives MTIEKVVVSGIEVANNNPFVLFGGMNVLESRDLAMQICEHYVEVTQKLGIPYVFKASFDKANRSSVSSYRGPGLDEGMKIFEEIKNTFKVPIITDVHEPYQAQPVADVADVIQLPAFLARQTDLVVAMAKTGAAINVKKPQFLAAHEMRHIINKFGEAGNEQIMLCERGSCYGYNNLVVDMLAMDEMTQQAPVIFDATHALQKPGGRSDSADGRRAQAAQLARSGMALGIAGLFIEAHPNPNEAKCDGPCALPLDKLEPYLAQMKAIDDLVKGFEPLDTAS, from the coding sequence ATGACAATTGAAAAGGTTGTTGTGTCAGGCATTGAAGTGGCAAATAACAATCCATTTGTGCTCTTTGGTGGTATGAATGTACTTGAGTCGCGTGATTTAGCGATGCAAATTTGTGAGCACTACGTGGAAGTCACCCAAAAGTTGGGGATTCCCTATGTGTTTAAGGCGTCGTTTGACAAGGCGAACCGCTCTTCGGTGAGCTCTTACCGTGGCCCGGGTCTTGATGAAGGGATGAAGATTTTTGAAGAAATCAAAAACACCTTTAAGGTGCCAATTATTACTGACGTGCATGAACCTTATCAAGCGCAGCCCGTTGCTGATGTTGCCGATGTGATTCAACTACCAGCCTTCCTTGCCAGACAAACAGACCTAGTGGTCGCGATGGCGAAAACGGGGGCGGCGATTAACGTGAAAAAACCGCAATTTTTAGCGGCTCACGAAATGCGCCACATCATTAACAAGTTTGGTGAAGCTGGTAATGAGCAAATTATGTTGTGCGAGCGCGGCAGCTGCTACGGCTATAACAACCTCGTTGTTGATATGCTAGCAATGGATGAAATGACGCAGCAAGCGCCAGTGATTTTTGACGCAACTCATGCCTTGCAAAAGCCTGGCGGTCGCAGTGACTCGGCGGATGGTCGACGTGCACAAGCCGCGCAATTAGCGCGCAGTGGTATGGCATTAGGTATTGCTGGCTTGTTTATTGAAGCTCACCCGAATCCAAACGAAGCAAAGTGCGATGGCCCTTGTGCGCTGCCGCTCGATAAACTTGAGCCTTATTTAGCACAGATGAAAGCGATTGATGATTTAGTCAAAGGTTTTGAACCACTGGATACCGCTAGCTAA
- the trxA gene encoding thioredoxin, with amino-acid sequence MAAIEINDVEQFAELITANDKVVIDFWAPWCAPCRAMMPVFEQVFSSDTVNATGVKANVDELPMLAQKFGIRSIPAIVVIENGEVKAQSSGLMNEQALRELVA; translated from the coding sequence ATGGCGGCGATTGAAATAAACGATGTTGAACAATTTGCAGAGCTGATCACGGCGAACGACAAAGTTGTGATTGATTTTTGGGCCCCTTGGTGTGCACCTTGCCGAGCCATGATGCCAGTGTTTGAACAAGTATTTAGCAGTGACACGGTTAATGCCACAGGTGTGAAAGCCAATGTTGATGAACTGCCAATGCTGGCGCAAAAATTTGGTATCCGCTCAATTCCTGCCATTGTTGTGATAGAAAATGGCGAAGTCAAAGCACAAAGTTCTGGCTTAATGAACGAGCAAGCACTACGTGAATTGGTTGCCTAA